A genomic stretch from Arachis stenosperma cultivar V10309 chromosome 3, arast.V10309.gnm1.PFL2, whole genome shotgun sequence includes:
- the LOC130969067 gene encoding probable xyloglucan endotransglucosylase/hydrolase protein 28 — translation MGLGGGLVTFFLCLLFFAAPSASSTNLLPIIPFDEGYAPLFGDNNLVIHRDGKTVHLSLDERTGSGFVSHDLYLHGYFSASIKLPADYTAGVVVAFYMSNGDMFQNNHDEIDFEFLGNIRGKDWRIQTNVYGNGSTSIGREERYGLWFDPAEDFHQYSILWTDSQIIFYVDNVPIREIKRTESMGGDFPSKPMTLYATIWDASDWATNGGKYRVNYKYAPYVAEFSDLVLHGCAVDPIEHEAKCDNAQTSKAVPTGVTPAQRIKMENFRKKHMTYSYCYDKVRYKVPPSECVINPQEAERLRKFDPVTFGGGRRRHGKRHYRSRGSQAEEAAAF, via the exons atgggattgGGAGGAGGGTTGGTCACGTTCTTTTTGTGTCTACTATTTTTTGCTGCGCCTTCTGCTTCATCAACAAACTTATTGCCTATCATACCCTTCGATGAAGGATACGCACCCTTGTTTGGGGATAACAACTTGGTCATTCACAGGGATGGCAAAACCGTCCATCTTTCACTCGATGAGAGAACAG GTTCTGGATTCGTGTCTCATGATCTTTACCTCCATGGATATTTCAGTGCTTCCATTAAGCTACCTGCTGACTACACCGCTGGGGTTGTGGTTGCCTTTTAT ATGTCAAATGGTGACATGTTCCAGAACAACCATGATGAAATAGACTTTGAGTTCTTGGGGAATATAAGAGGCAAAGACTGGAGGATTCAGACCAATGTTTATGGCAATGGAAGTACAAGCATTGGCAGGGAGGAAAGATATGGCCTCTGGTTCGATCCTGCTGAGGATTTCCATCAGTACAGTATTCTCTGGACTGATTCTCAGATCAT ATTTTATGTAGATAATGTTCCTATTAGGGAAATTAAGCGGACGGAATCTATGGGAGGTGACTTCCCTTCTAAACCTATGACTTTGTACGCGACAATATGGGACGCATCTGATTGGGCAACCAATGGAGGCAAATACAGAGTGAATTACAAGTATGCACCCTATGTCGCCGAGTTCTCTGATCTTGTCTTGCACGGTTGTGCGGTCGATCCCATTGAACATGAAGCCAAGTGTGACAATGCTCAAACTTCCAAAGCAGTTCCTACTGGTGTCACACCAGCACAAAGAATCAAGATGGAGAACTTCAGGAAGAAGCACATGACATACTCTTACTGTTATGACAAAGTCAGATACAAAGTCCCTCCATCAGAGTGTGTTATTAATCCCCAAGAAGCTGAGAGGCTGAGAAAATTCGACCCTGTGACATTCGGTGGTGGCCGGCGCCGCCACGGAAAGCGACATTATCGCAGCAGAGGGAGCCAGGCAGAAGAAGCTGCTGCATTTTGA